The Candidatus Bathyarchaeia archaeon DNA segment TTCTGGTTGGTTTAGTGAGTTATGTATTACCTTATTGTTTTCCATATCACCAACACCCTCCAAAAATTAATTCTGCGCAGCTGTATACAAAAGCATCAACAAAACTCACTCTTTTCCGCAGGCTCTGAAAAGTATTAAAGCGCCCAAACCATTAAGTTTGAGATATGCGACCTGGAGAAGAGCTTAAGCGCTTCAAAGCTAAGGACGGCCGCGGAGTAGTTTTGAGGACGCCAAAGTGGGAGGACTTGAATGATTTTCTGGAACTTATAAACTCGCTGGTCGAAGAAGGCGCCGACATTCTTAGGAGTGAAAAGGTTTCGAGGGAAGAGGAGATTGATTTTTTGGCGAGAGTTCTCAGCAACTTAGAAAAAGATAAGTTGTTTTACTTGGTTGCCGAGATAGATGGGAAGGTTGTTGCGGTTTCGGAGATAAACAAGAGAGACGGCTACGAGAAGCATGTGGGCGTGATAGGCATAGCCATTAAGAAAGGTTTCAGAGACGTTGGCATTGGAACTGAAATGATGAAGACGCTAATAGAGCAAGCTAAAAAAATGGGTTTGAAGGTTTTGACGCTTTCAGCTTTTGCAACTAACAAACGCGCACTCCACGTTTACGAAAAAGTCGGATTTGCCAAAACAGGGTTTATTCCCAAAAAGCGTTTTAAAGATGGCAAATATACAGATGAAATAATAATGACTAAACTGCTGGAGTGAAGTAACGCTTTGTCTGGCTTCAAAGTGTTTAATACAAGTTTTAGTTTCCAAACAAAAGGCGAAATAGAATTTGTAGATTTGACAGATAAAGTGCAGGAAGCGGTTGCCAAGTCAAGCGTAAAGAATGGGGTAGTTCACGTTTTTGCGCCTCATGCTACGGGCATATTGGTTTTAACAGAAAACGATTACAGCCTGCTAAATGACATCAAAGCGTTACTTGAGAAATTAGTTCCAAAACATGGTGCATACAATCATCCGTCAAACGCCCATGCGCACTTAAGGTCTCTGCTATTGCCGCCTGACAAAACTTTGCCAGTAGTCGACGGCAGAGTGGAGTTTGGAACCTGGCAATCGCTACTATTCATCGAAACAGATGTGCATTCCAGAAGAAGGACTGTCATAATTCAAGTTATCGGAGAACAATAAGCACATCGACAATAAGAAAACTTTTTTCACTCATGCAAATTCTAGAAATCGTTTGATAATAGCTGTTTCTGTAAAAGTATTACGCTAAACGGTTGCCACACTACAGAAGAACATGCTTCGAATTCTCGCTTGTTTTGGAGTATATTAGATTTAGGTTTTTGTTTAAATTTTCAACATTCTTCAGTTAACAGTACACTATTTTTTTAAATTTATGCGATAATTTGCATATATTCGCTGATGTTTCGCAACCTAAAACTCCGCAGAATTACCAATCGCTTGGGTGTAGTTATTTTAGAAAACAGGGAAGAATCAGTATTGTTTCCTTTAGACTTTGTTTCTTCTAAAGTGTTTTTCACGCATATATGATGATGTATTGAGTGTTCTGCTTTGCGTTTCTATGTATTTATAAGCTTCGTTCCTGTTCGTTCGGGACGAAAGGTTTATTCGCGTGTCCACGTTAAAAGTTACGAGAGCTCGTAAATTCAAGTGATAATCAATGACAACGGAACTTTCCTATGACGCAGAAGAGTATGTAGAAGCAATCTATAAACTCCAGAAACGGAGCGGAGTTGCCAAAACAAAAGAGTTAGCCGCGGAACTGGATGTTGTGCCCGGCTCAATAACAAACACAATCGAACATTTAGAGAAACACGACCTTGTGGAACATGAACCATACAGAGGTGTCAAACTAACAGCGAAAGGCGAGGCGTTGGCTCTACACATTATACGGAGACATAGACTTGCGGAAAGATTACTCACTGACATATTAAATGCTGACTGGAGCGACGTCCACGAAAACGCTTGCAAACTCGAGCATGCCCTAACAGAAGAAGTAATCGCACTTTTAGAAAAGAAGCTTGAATACCCCGCGGTTTGCCCTCATGGAAATCCCATTCCCAGTGAACATGGCGAAATAGAAGAACAAGAATGTTATCCACTAACGGAAATGAGGCTAAACGAAATCTGCAAAGTTGTAAAAATCCCAGACGAGAACCGCGAAAAATTACAGCTCTTGGCAAGTAAAGGAATAAAACCCAACGCAACAATCCATATTGCCAAGCAAAAAGGTGCTCGACTCATTCTCTGCGTAGACGGAAAAGAACGCAGTCTGAGCTGCAGCGATGCTTCTAGCGTTTGGGTCAAACCAATGGAGGCGAAAAAATAATGCGTTTCAGACACAGAAGAGCGGTTGCAAAGCCGCAGGTTGCGACAGACAGCAAAGAAATGGTTTCTCTAACGTGCCTTGAAGAAGGAAAAAGCGGAGTAATAGCTTACACTCATGGAGGTTGCGGGCTCGTTAGAAGACTTGCTGAAATGGGTCTGACACCGGGAGTCGAAGTCAAACTACTCAGAAAATGCCCTTTCCGTGGACCATTAGAAATCGAAGTTAGAGGCACTGCACTTGCGCTTGGCTATGGCGTCGCTTCAAAAGTTTTTGTCAAACCCTCAAGGACTGAAGCTAATGGGTAAACAATTACGCATAGCGTTGGCTGGAAACGCGAACGTTGGAAAAAGCGTAATCTTCAACCAACTCACGGGCTTAAACCAGATAGTGGGGAATTGGCCTGGAAAAACGGTAGAAAGAGCAGAGGGAACACTGCATTTTGAAGGCTACACAATACGCATTATTGATTTGCCAGGCATTTATTCGCTTTCGACTTTTTCTATGGAAGAAATTGTCTCGAGAGATTACATAGCCACTGAAAAACCAGACGTTATAGTAAATGTTGTTGACGCTTCAATGCTTGAGCGTAATTTGTATTTTACGCTTCAACTTTTAGAGCTTGACCCGCCTATTATATTGAATTTGAACCAAGTTGATTTTGCAGCAAAAAAAGGCATAAAAATTGACGCAGAAAAACTTTCATCAGCTCTAGGCGTGCCCGTCACCCAAACGGTTGCAATAACCGGTGCGGGCATAAACGAGCTTCTTTCGACAGTCATAGCGGTTGCAACCGGAGAAGAACAGTTCAAACCATTAAGAGTCACTTACGGAAAAGAAATCGAGAAACGCGTACAAACAATCGAAAAACTTGTCAGCACAAAGCTTCCACAAATCTGTGCAGTTTACCCGGCAAGATGGATTGCAATTAAGCTCCTAGAGAGAGACGAAGACGTTAGTGGAAAAATAAGAAATTACGAAAATGGCAAAGAAGTTCTTGAATACGCAGAAAAGTTAGCTGGTGAATTGGAAAAAATTCACGGTGAACCCTCTCCAGTCATCATAGCATCTGAAAGATACAGTCTTGCAACAAAAATAGCAAAAGCAGTAACAACCGTTGAAACTCCTCCAAAAATAAGTTTAGAGCAAAAAATAGACGCTTTAACCACACACAAGATTCTGGGATATCCCATTCTGGCGGGTATTTTAGCGGCTATTTTCGCGCTAATTTTTATTGGCGGAAACTTTGTGTCCGCAGGTTTTGACTACACTTTTGGCATTTTAACTAGCCAAACTGCAAATGTGTTGTCGCAGTTTCTGCCCGAGATTGCTGTTGACCTAATCAACAAGGGAGTGTTGTCTGGAGTGTTTGCTGGAATTTCCGTAGCCTTACCATACATTGTACCTTTCTACATACTCCTTGCACTTTTAGAAGACAGCGGCTACTTACCACGTGCAGCCTTCCTCATGGACAATTTCATGCACAAAATAGGCTTGCACGGAAAAGCCTTCATACCCTTAATGCTCGGCTACGGATGCAACGTTCCAGCATGCATAGGCTGCAGAATCATGGAAACACAACGTGAACGGCTCCTATCAGCATTTGTAGTCGTTCTGATTCCATGCGCAGCCAGAACCGTAGTAATTCTCGGGCTCGTTGGAAGGTTTGTTGGGTTGCATGCAGCTTTAGGCTTATACATTTTTGATTTAGTTCTTGTTTTTGCCCTAGGAAGAATAGCCTTCAAGGTTTTGCCAGGCGAACCAGTTGGCTTAATCATGGAGATGCCGCCTTACAAAAGGCCGTCTATCAAGAACATTTTAGTGAAAACCTGGAGCAGAACACGCGACTTCGTTTTCATTGCATTCCCAATAATAATAGCTGGAAGCCTAGCAATAGTAGCTTTAGACGCAACCGGATTCACAAATTACATCGTTAACGGCGCAAGTCCACTCATAAGTGGCTGGCTTGGGCTTCCAGTATTAGCTGGCATTCCGTTAATCTTTGGAATTCTACGCAAAGAGTTAACGCTTATCTTGCTTGCAGAGCTTATTCCGCTGCAATCCTTGACGGCTGTTCAAATGATTGTTTTTGCTTTAGTTACGATGATTTACATTCCATGTCTCGCAACAATTGCCGCGTTAAAGCGGGAGTTTGGGTGGAGAAAAGCCTTGACAATAACGCTGATTGACGTTGGGCTTGCTCTTTTTCTGGGCGGAATAGCCTACAGAATTCTATCCATCTAGGAAAAAGAGGTCATTACTCTCATGTGTGTTCTGTCTTTTTGGGAAGCTTAAACGAAAGCAAAAGCGCAGCCACTGCAAACATTGCTAAGAGGTAAAATGCAGCATCCAAACCATACGAGTCAGCGATGAATCCAGCGATTAACTGTGAAATGGAGCCTATGCCAAAGGAAGTGAAGAAGAACACGCCGTAAACTGCTCCTCTCTGGTTTTGTGGAGAAAGAAAACCAGCAAGCGAGTTTAACGCTGGTTGGTGCGCATAAAATGACAAGCCATATAATAGAATGAAAGCAGCAACTCCCACCACATAAATCGGCACAAAAAGAAGACACAAAAAGCCCGCACACACGCCCAAGGATGTGGCAATCAAAACCTTCTTCGAACCAAACATGTCAGCGGCTTTACCACCAATCCATTGTCCAGGAACCCCCGCAGCCAAAACCAACGTGAGAGCCACAGACGCCCACGCCTGGTCAACTTGCCGATTCTCATTAATGTATGTTGGAAAGTACAGTTCGACACCTTTCATGAAAAGTCCAATTGCCACATTGAAAATCAGCAACAACCAAAGCTCGCGAATTTTCAAAGCGTCAATTATTGTTCCGCCATAATTTTTTCCATTGTTAGTTTTCCTGAATTTTTTCGCAAAAAGAAAAGCAAGTAGAATGCACAATATGCCGAAAGTGACGAAAGCCCATGACCAACCAAAAGTTGAGCCTATAATCCATGCTACTGTGGGAGTTAACACGACGCCTAACGTTCCGCCCACTCCATGCAATCCCATGGATTCGGCGACTTTGCCCTTGAAGGCCTTTGAGATAAGCGAGTTTGCAGTGGGGTGGTAAAGGCTAGCCCAAGAAGCCATTAAAATTAGCGCTAAACCGTAAAGATAAATGCTTCTAAACGCGCTTGCAGCAAGCATAATGACTGTGGATAGTCCAGAAAAAGCAAGGCACACAGTAATCGTTTTGGTCTCTCCAATCTTGTCACCTAATGGTCCACCAACTAAAGCGCCAACACCATACAGAAAAGACGCTGCTGTCGAAACGGCGCCTATAACAGATTTTGTCACGCCCAAGTCAGCCATTATCAAAGCCAGCAAAGGCGGTGCAATCACAAACAATGAATGGTTCAGTGAATGTGCCGCGCCTAACAGTAAAATATGAAGCTTTTCAGATAGTTTTTGCTGCGACATCTTTTATCCTTTGTTGATAGCTAAAAACTGCACTTTTCTTATAAAGGCTTAATCGTGCACAAACACTTATTGGTATGTAGAAAAAGGGAAGAGTGGCGAGAGATTGGAGCTTTTTATGCTCCGTAAACTGCTTCTAACCCGAGAATGTCGCCCAATCCCAGCGTCCGCTTGTATGTTTCTCCGTAATTTGCATAGCCGTACATTGTCAGCCAATAGTCAACATCATTGTATAAGTCGGCTAAACCACACCAATGTCCAAACTCGTGCGTCATAATGTTTTGCACGTCAAATTTGCCAGCTTCACCAGAAAGGCTCCACGTATAATATGTGTTCATTCTACAGTCAGTTTCAACTATTCTGGAACCACTGGCCCAAATGTATGTGACGGCTATCACGCCTGCTTGATATGCGCCCCATGAGACAACATTATAGCCGTCTCGTCTTCCAGCGGTTCGGGTTGTTGTGCCTCTATAGCTGAAAACTTGGTAGGCTGTTTCTTTGTCCCACGTGTAGGCTGAAGCAGTTATGGTGTTAACTACGGCTGTTGTGGAAAAGCCGTACTTGTTGCTGGGGTTTATGTAATAGTTAATGGTTGTGTACCAATGGTAACTTAGCAACTTATAATCTGGATTGGTCATGGAGTCATCCGTAGGCGGAATCGCGTAGGTAACGATGACTCTGCCGTAGATTGAGCTTTCAAAAGCATAGGCTGCAGCAGCAGCCGCAAAAATTGGAAGCAAAGCCACAAGCGCCAGCATTAACGCCTTTAACTTTTTCATTTAACCACCTTTAAAAGCATCAAAAGTCTAAAGGAACCAACATATTTATAATTTACTGAATTAGTTATAACCAAAATGTTAACTTCTATTCGGGCGGTTCATGGATGAATGTCGCAGTTAAAGGATTGTGGAATGTTGTTTTAAGCGGCTATCCAAAAACTGGAAAGACCTTGCTTGCAAGACGCTTGGTTGCTGAGCATAGAAATTTTGCGAGAGTGGGCGTTGACGAGTTAAGGCAGATGCTTTTTAACGAAGTTCCACCGTGCCGCGACGAATTTCTAGTGTATTCTTTGATTGCTGAAACGCGTGACATGCTTCTTGAAAAGGGATACAGCGTCATCATTGACTCCACCGCGCCGGATAATGTTACACGTACTTTTCTGCTCGCAACACGAGTTAAAAACGTCAATCGATTAGTTGTTCTATTCAATGTCGAAAGAGAAATAATAATCGAAAGAAACATTGCCTTATTCGGCGACGCAAGCTCGGTTTTTGCTTGGGATGAACGTTGGGAAACACCAAAAGGCGGCATTCCCATATTCAAATTCAAAAGCAACAACGCGGAGGAGTTTGAGGCTTATTATGCACGGCTTAAAGAGTTATTAGAGAGCGAAATTCACCCTTTCAAACCAGAATTTCTACGCCCAACATTGCCACTTAAAAAACTACAGGAAACTTTCAAAACTTTCTTAAGAAAAAAACAGAAATAGGCTCGTGCAGTTTTTATATCCATTGCTTCTTAATCCATTCTTCTACTCCAATCGCTTTCATTTCCCGAAGCCTTTCTATCTTCGTCTTATTGAAAACTTTTGAATATGGGCCTTTTTCTCCCCAGTTTGCTTCGCATGGAAAATCGGAGCATTCAAAACAAAATTCTATTCCCTTCGTAACGCAGCATTTGCGAACTGGACAGCCACTCCAGCCACTACCACCTTTGCAGTTAAATGCGCATGCGCATTTAGAGAGAATTTCGAGCCCTTTTATTGTTTCTTTAGAACTGCCACCTTCGTGGTCAATCCATCCTTCAACTTCAAAATGCGCTCTAACAAGACTTAATAGCTGTTTGGCAGGCATTCTTATAACGTCAGTATACCAATGGCACGTTCGACAGTAATTTCCACAATAACCAATTTCATTCCGTCTTGCTTCTTTCAGTTTTGCACTCTCCATTTTGCAATCACCAATATTGTATAAGTGAGGGCAAATGATTAAGACTCTTTCGAAAAGAGAAGACAAAGCTTCTAAATAATGTCTGTGCATCATTGAATAAAACTACGTTTCTTTCAGCATCCCGAAAGCGAAATAGTACAGGAAGTAATTCATAAAGCAAAAATTCTCGGAAAGCTAATGGCTAATCAGGAAGTCAGCGTTGAAATAGAGCGAGCATAGACTGCCTTGATGAATGGTTTTCTTAAGTTTTTTATGTTCTAGCCGACAGATATAATAAATGAGGAAAGATTGTTTGGAAGCCTACATTCTCCTTAATGCGGAGCCTGGCATGATATGGGAAGTCGCAGAAGCTACGCTTAAAATTGAAGGCGTAAGAAGGGCACATGCGGTAACTGGACAGTTTGACGCTGTAGTCTATGTGGAGTTTCCAAAGATGGAGGATTTGGGTAGAATAATCGAGAAAATCCAGCAACTCAGAGGCGTGCGTGGAACCCAGACGCTGATAGCTATTCCGCCAACCATCAGAAAATAGCCGCAGACACTTCGATTGTTTCCGTAAGTTATGACTTCGAAGCATATTCGACACCTTAGCCATTCACATTTTAGTGCGCCAAAAAACTTGCCAACACCACCACAATAGTCAACAAACCAAAATACAATGTCACTAATTATTGTTAATGTGGGCAAAATGAAAATTTTGAAGCTGTCTAAACTGTGTGATGGCGACATTGTTGAAGCAAAGGTTTAGTATTCTATTCCTTTTCTTGCTTCGAAGCCCTTGTTGTAGGGATGCTTGACCTCACGCATTTCCGTCACTAAATCAGCCAGTTCAATTAGCTCGTTTGGCGCGTATCGCCCAGTTAAAACAAGCTCAACATGTTTCGGCTTAGCCTTTATCAATGCAACAACTCTTTCAGTTTTAATCAGTTTCAAGTTTAAAGCCACGTTAACTTCGTCCAGAATTACTATGTCGTATTCGCCGCCTTTAACAATCTTTTCAGCCAAGGCTAAGGCTTCCTCTGCAAACTGCATATCCGCTTCTGCTGGAGGCTTTTCTGTTACAAATTTTCCTCTGCCGAAAGCTTTCAAAGTTAAGTTTGGAAGTTTATCCACAATGTAAAGCTCGCCGTAGTCGAATCCTCCCTTAATAAACTGGATAATGTAAACCTTTAATCCTCTACCTATCGCTCTTAAGGCAAGCCCAAAAGCTGCTGTGCTCTTTCCTTTACCGTTTCCGGTGTAAACTTGAACGAGTCCTTTTTCAAGTTTAGGCATTGCGTGTTGCCTTCTTCAACTTTCCGCTTAACAGTTTTTCAGCAGCGGATGAAGGGTCTATTTTTCTGTTTAGAATTTTCTGCAATAATTCTTCAAACTTTCCTTCTTTCTTCAGCTCGTCTATTACTACGTTAACTATTTTCTCTTTTACTGCTTCAACCAGTTCAGCTTCAGCCCGCAAGAGACTCTTCTTACGTTCTTCTTCCTTCTCCAAGAAATGTCTATGCTCTTCCAGTTTCTCGATAAGTTGCGAGACTCCTTCACCTGTTAAAGCCGTCGTTTTCAAAATGGGCGGTTTCCATGCAGTTTCCTTACTGTTTAGTTGCAGCATCGCTTGAATATCCATCACGGCTTTGTCTGCGTTTTCTCTATCTGCCTTGTTTACTACGAAGATATCCGCTATCTCCATCAGCCCCGCTTTTATGGCTTGTATGTCATCTCCAAGACCCGGCGCGTGAATAACCACAATCGATTGTGCTACCTTGATTATTTCAACTTCTGACTGCCCCGCTCCCACAGTTTCAACTAAAATAATATCCTTGCCCGCGGCATCCAAAATTTTAACCGCGTCCTTAGTGGCTTTGGCTATTCCTCCGGCGTAATTGCGCGTTGCCATACTCCGTATAAAAACACCCTCATCCGTGCTCAATTCTTGCATACGAATCCTGTCGCCGAGAAATGCGCCTCCCGTGAAGGGACTCGATGGGTCCACGGCTACAACGCCAACTGTTTTGCCCTTGCGCCTGTATTCGCGCACCATTTTCTCAATGAGCGTGCTTTTTCCAGAGCCGCCGGGACCGGTTAGCCCTATTATGTGAGCTTTTCCCGTGTGCGGATAGATTGCAGCTATTAACTTTTGAGCTTCGGGAGTGTTGTCTTCAGCTATAGTTATGGCTCTTGCTATGCTTCTGCGGTTTCCGGCTAGAACACCCTTGACTATCTCGTCAATTGTCAACAAAGCTCATGCACTTTCTGCGGATTTTACGCTCTTTCTGGAACGTTCTCCAATACATACTTGATTATGGTTTCTGTTGGCGTGCCTGGACCAAAAATTTCTTTTATTCCAATTTTCTTCAGTTCTGCAATATCTTCTTCTGGAATTATTCCACCTGCGAAAACCATCACGTCCGTCAAGCCCTTCTGAGAGAGTAACTCCATTATGCGTGGAAAGAGAGCCTTATGCGCTCCAGACAGAATGCTCAATCCAATGACGTCCACGTCCTCTTGCAGTGCAGTCTCAACAATCTGCTCTGGAGTCTGCCTCAACCCCGTGTAGATTACTTCCATTCCAGCGTCTCGCAAAGCGCGGGCTACGACTTTAGCGCCTCTATCATGGCTGTCAAGTCCTGGCTTCGCAATTAACACTCTAATTTTCTTTTTACTCTGCATGTTTTTTCGCCTCTCTAAATTATGATTAACTCCTTATATTCTCCGTAAACTTTTCGCAGCACGTCAGTAATTTCGCCCAATGTCGCATAGGCTTTTACTGCTTCTATTATTGTTGGCATGAGATTTTCATCCTTCTCTGCTGCGTAATGCAGCTTTTCAAGCGTTTCTTTCACTTTTCTGTTGTCACGTTCCCTTTTTAGTTTTTGCAGTCTGGCGACTTGTTCTTTTTCAACCTTTGGGTCGACACGTAAAAGTTCTATTGGACATTTTTCCTCTTCAATGGTATACTCGTTGCAGCCTACGATTATGCGTTTTTTCTCGTCTACTTCCCGTTGATATTTGTAAGCGCTGTCTGCGATTTCTTTCTGGAAAAAGCCTTTCTCTATTGCTGCAATTGCTCCACCCATATCGTCAATTTTTTGGATGTATTCCATGGCTTTCTCTTCCATCTCGTTCGTTAATTCTTCAACGTAATATGAACCGCCAAGCGGGTCAACTGTGTTAGCTACCCCGCTTTCGTAGGCGATTATCTGCTGCGTTCTCAAAGCCACTCTAACAGACTCTTCGGTTGGTAGGCACAAGGCTTCGTCAAATGAGTTAGTATGTAACGATTGGGTTCCGCCTAAAACAGCAGCTAACGCTTGAATTGTCGTGCGCACAATGTTGTTTAATGGCTGTTGCGCCGTCAGTGTACACCCAGAAGTTTGAACGTGCATACGCATCCACATAGACCTCGGGTTCTTAGCCTTAAACCGTTCCTTCATGATTCTCGCCCAGAGTCTTCGGGCTGCGCGGAACTTGGCGATTTCCTCAAAGAAGTCGTTGTGGGATGCGAAAAAGAAGGACAAGCGATGTGCAAACTCGTCCACTTTTAAGCCTCTTTCCAAGGTGGATTCTACATAGGCTATTCCATCATAAAGCGTGAAAGCTAATTCTTGAAGGGCTGTAGCGCCAGCTTCGCGAATGTGGTAGCCGCTTATGCTGACTGGATTCCATTTTGGCAAGTGCCTAGCACAATACTCAATAACGTCTGTGGTAAGTTTCACAGAGGGCTTCGGCGGAAAAATGCACAATTTCTGAGCGAAAAACTCCTTCAAATTATCGTTCTGTGTGGTTCCGCCAATTTTTGTTCTCGGCACTCCTTGTTTATCGCCAACCGCAACGTACATGGCAAGAAGTATGGGTGCTGGCCCGTTTATTGTCATTGAAGTTGTAACCTTGTCCAAGGGTATACCGTCAAATAAGACTTCCATGTCCTGCAAAGAGGATATGGCTACTCCGCACACGCCCACTTCGCCCTTCGCCATGGGATGGTCTGAATCGTAACCCATAATCGTAGGATAATCAAAAGCCGTGCTTAAGCCAGACTCGCCTTCCTTCAGCAAATATTTAAACCGCTTGTTAGTGTCTGCAGCAGTGCCGAAACCCGCGAACATGCGCATAGTCCATAAACGCCCACGATACATTGTCGCGTGGACGCCGCGTGTGAATGGATATTCGCCTGGAAAACCCAAATCACGCATGTAATCTAAGTCTTTAACGTCTTCGGGCGTATACAAACGTTTTATTAGCATTCCAGAGTGATTTCTGAATTCACTCTTGCACTCTTTGCATTGTTCCAGCCATTTTGGAAGCGTCGTTTTTTCCCAGCGTTCACGTTCTTGTTTAAGTTCTTTAATCTGTTTTTCATCAAATATTGTCATGCTCTGCCTCCATTAAGGAGTCGTTACTTTGTGAGGAACATATG contains these protein-coding regions:
- a CDS encoding methylmalonyl-CoA mutase family protein: MTIFDEKQIKELKQERERWEKTTLPKWLEQCKECKSEFRNHSGMLIKRLYTPEDVKDLDYMRDLGFPGEYPFTRGVHATMYRGRLWTMRMFAGFGTAADTNKRFKYLLKEGESGLSTAFDYPTIMGYDSDHPMAKGEVGVCGVAISSLQDMEVLFDGIPLDKVTTSMTINGPAPILLAMYVAVGDKQGVPRTKIGGTTQNDNLKEFFAQKLCIFPPKPSVKLTTDVIEYCARHLPKWNPVSISGYHIREAGATALQELAFTLYDGIAYVESTLERGLKVDEFAHRLSFFFASHNDFFEEIAKFRAARRLWARIMKERFKAKNPRSMWMRMHVQTSGCTLTAQQPLNNIVRTTIQALAAVLGGTQSLHTNSFDEALCLPTEESVRVALRTQQIIAYESGVANTVDPLGGSYYVEELTNEMEEKAMEYIQKIDDMGGAIAAIEKGFFQKEIADSAYKYQREVDEKKRIIVGCNEYTIEEEKCPIELLRVDPKVEKEQVARLQKLKRERDNRKVKETLEKLHYAAEKDENLMPTIIEAVKAYATLGEITDVLRKVYGEYKELIII